A stretch of the Paenibacillus dendritiformis genome encodes the following:
- a CDS encoding FtsW/RodA/SpoVE family cell cycle protein: MIYIRKFRKIDKPIVLFMLALIAIGTVAVHGATAGTKLDGLYVNNIVLFALFTIPTLLVAVLDYSILMGAVAYVLYGIGIGLLLLVMFLGENINGAVRWLSVGSFQLQPSELIKIATVLVAADMLHKRSGRTLRLLPDLLPIGAVFFVPTFMIMKQPDLGTALVFVGVLLAMLWMGNIRTSQMASLLGTLAVAIGAICWLYYADHDLLAKLVKPHQMSRIQTFLDPASDPDKSWHVNNAIHAIGSGGLRGDSGFYIERGYIPYAYSDSIYVVIGEKYGFLGSSALLLLYFLLIYRMMLIVRESRDLAGSYLVIGLAGMLVFQIFVNIGMHIGLVPLTGLSLPFISYGGSSLLVNMVSIGLVLSVRIHKDDAILDVGGQLPSEPALLIPK, from the coding sequence ATGATTTATATTCGCAAGTTTAGAAAAATAGATAAACCGATCGTCTTGTTCATGCTGGCCCTGATTGCCATTGGGACAGTGGCCGTGCATGGGGCGACGGCCGGCACCAAGCTGGACGGATTATATGTGAACAACATCGTGTTGTTCGCCTTGTTCACTATTCCGACGCTGCTTGTCGCGGTGCTCGATTATTCGATCCTTATGGGGGCCGTGGCCTACGTTTTGTACGGAATCGGAATCGGTCTCTTGCTGCTTGTCATGTTCCTTGGAGAAAATATCAACGGAGCGGTCCGGTGGCTGAGTGTCGGCAGCTTCCAGCTTCAGCCCTCCGAGTTGATTAAAATCGCTACGGTATTGGTGGCCGCCGATATGCTGCACAAACGCTCGGGCCGGACGCTTCGTCTGCTCCCCGATCTGCTGCCGATCGGGGCCGTGTTCTTCGTCCCGACGTTCATGATTATGAAGCAGCCCGATCTTGGCACGGCGCTTGTCTTCGTCGGCGTCCTGCTCGCGATGCTATGGATGGGCAATATCCGCACCTCCCAGATGGCCTCGCTGCTTGGCACCCTCGCGGTGGCGATCGGGGCGATATGCTGGTTGTATTACGCGGATCACGATTTGTTGGCCAAGCTGGTCAAGCCGCATCAAATGTCGCGGATACAGACCTTTCTCGACCCCGCCAGCGATCCTGATAAATCATGGCATGTCAACAATGCCATCCATGCGATTGGCTCGGGGGGATTAAGAGGCGATTCGGGATTCTATATCGAGCGCGGCTACATTCCCTATGCCTACTCGGATTCCATCTATGTGGTCATTGGCGAGAAATACGGGTTTTTAGGGTCCTCGGCGCTGCTGCTGCTTTATTTTCTTCTTATCTATCGCATGATGCTCATTGTCCGGGAGAGCCGCGACCTGGCCGGATCCTATCTCGTTATCGGACTTGCCGGAATGCTGGTCTTTCAAATCTTCGTCAATATCGGCATGCACATCGGCTTGGTGCCCTTGACCGGCCTGTCGCTGCCGTTCATCAGCTATGGCGGCAGTTCTTTGTTAGTGAATATGGTATCGATAGGGCTGGTGCTTAGCGTCAGGATTCATAAGGATGACGCCATCCTGGATGTTGGCGGCCAATTGCCCTCTGAACCTGCCCTTTTAATCCCTAAGTAA
- a CDS encoding 3D domain-containing protein, with protein sequence MFTGMNKEKNKEERSMMTSPNRSRIRLAVILLLGAVAMALAPERGEADAYLYRYVALMEQGPVSAAMGQGVRPSSGPVWRGSALPEGIGNRYAAVPPLADIGPGMSGKRAPALGAYNAGSKPSPPAAIVYVNPPARPDKGAESASKEPRKAVPTSSMSYSDVNLAPGKQQVIKRVKVIATGYTAGVESTGKKPGHPEYGITYSGVKVRRDYVSTIAADLSVFPLGSILYIPGYGYGIVTDIGSKIKGNKIDLYFHTTKQVYKQWGKKEVEVQLVQEGNGKVSEDMLNQLNEAVFKTGSIPKSLQ encoded by the coding sequence ATGTTTACAGGAATGAACAAGGAAAAGAATAAGGAAGAACGTTCGATGATGACGTCGCCTAACCGTTCACGGATTCGCTTGGCGGTCATTCTCCTGCTCGGCGCGGTCGCTATGGCTTTGGCGCCAGAGCGGGGAGAGGCGGATGCCTATCTGTACCGGTACGTGGCCTTGATGGAACAAGGACCGGTGTCTGCCGCGATGGGGCAGGGGGTACGGCCATCGTCTGGGCCTGTATGGAGGGGCTCGGCTCTTCCGGAGGGCATTGGGAACCGGTATGCGGCTGTTCCGCCGCTGGCTGACATCGGGCCTGGGATGTCCGGGAAGCGGGCTCCCGCGCTCGGGGCGTACAACGCCGGGAGTAAGCCGTCTCCGCCAGCAGCGATCGTGTATGTCAACCCGCCGGCCCGTCCGGATAAAGGGGCGGAATCCGCGTCGAAAGAGCCGCGCAAGGCCGTTCCGACTTCCTCGATGTCGTATTCCGACGTCAATCTGGCGCCGGGGAAGCAGCAGGTGATCAAGAGAGTGAAGGTCATCGCCACGGGTTATACGGCAGGCGTGGAATCGACCGGAAAAAAACCGGGCCATCCGGAATACGGCATTACCTATTCGGGCGTGAAGGTGCGAAGAGATTACGTGTCCACCATCGCCGCTGATCTGTCCGTATTCCCGCTTGGCAGCATCTTATATATTCCGGGCTACGGCTACGGGATCGTGACGGATATCGGTTCGAAAATCAAGGGAAATAAAATCGACTTGTATTTTCATACAACGAAGCAGGTATATAAGCAGTGGGGCAAGAAAGAAGTGGAAGTTCAGCTTGTCCAGGAAGGCAATGGCAAGGTGTCGGAGGACATGCTGAATCAGCTGAACGAAGCCGTCTTCAAAACCGGCTCGATTCCTAAATCGCTGCAGTAG
- a CDS encoding GntR family transcriptional regulator produces MKIIISNVSDPPIYQQIKDQIKDAILYGELKEGELLPSIRALANDLHVSVLTTRRVYDELESEGFITTRPGKGSFVARENLELLLESKRHMVEVKLTEAWTTARALGISKEELMAMMDILFEEEDQ; encoded by the coding sequence ATGAAAATTATTATTTCCAACGTATCGGATCCGCCGATTTATCAGCAAATCAAGGACCAGATCAAGGATGCCATCCTCTACGGCGAGCTGAAGGAAGGCGAATTGCTGCCATCCATTCGGGCGCTGGCCAACGATCTCCATGTGAGCGTGCTGACGACCCGGAGAGTGTATGATGAACTGGAATCCGAAGGATTTATTACTACCAGGCCGGGCAAAGGCTCCTTTGTCGCGAGGGAGAACCTGGAGCTGCTGCTGGAATCGAAGCGGCATATGGTGGAAGTCAAGCTGACAGAAGCGTGGACAACCGCCCGTGCGCTCGGAATCAGCAAGGAAGAGCTCATGGCCATGATGGACATTCTTTTCGAGGAGGAAGACCAATGA
- a CDS encoding ABC transporter ATP-binding protein → MNPILEVTELRKQIGSFSLQNVSFSLQEGCITGLVGINGAGKTTTLKAILGLAEADAGRIALFGKDMDGHERELKNRIGIVMDEGYFYEDLTLREMKSIVAPAYSKWDESAFKQYMTRFSLDPGQKISTLSKGMRMKYALALALSHQAELLIMDEPTSGLDPLVRSELMDILLDFMNSGGKAVFFSTHITSDLDKVADALIFMDKGKIKFMEERDALLDSHAVVKGDRAALNEETRGLFLSVDETHYGFTGLTNNKMAVRQNMNNVLIERPTIEDVMLGYLKGAK, encoded by the coding sequence ATGAACCCGATACTCGAAGTTACAGAGCTTCGCAAACAAATTGGCTCATTCAGCCTGCAAAATGTCAGCTTCTCTCTGCAAGAAGGCTGCATCACCGGGCTTGTTGGGATTAACGGGGCAGGCAAGACAACGACGCTCAAAGCGATCCTCGGCTTGGCGGAGGCGGATGCCGGACGCATCGCCCTGTTCGGGAAGGACATGGACGGTCATGAACGGGAGCTGAAAAACCGAATCGGCATCGTCATGGATGAAGGCTACTTTTATGAGGATCTGACCCTGCGGGAAATGAAAAGCATCGTCGCGCCGGCCTATTCCAAATGGGATGAGTCCGCATTCAAGCAATATATGACGCGCTTCAGCCTGGATCCCGGCCAAAAAATCTCGACCCTGTCAAAAGGAATGCGCATGAAATATGCGCTTGCCCTGGCCCTCTCCCATCAGGCCGAGCTTTTGATTATGGATGAGCCTACCAGCGGTCTCGATCCTTTGGTGCGAAGCGAGTTGATGGACATCCTGCTCGATTTCATGAATTCAGGCGGAAAAGCCGTCTTCTTCTCCACCCATATCACATCCGATCTGGACAAAGTGGCCGATGCGCTCATTTTCATGGATAAGGGCAAAATCAAATTCATGGAAGAGAGGGACGCTTTGCTTGATTCCCATGCGGTCGTCAAAGGGGACAGGGCGGCGCTGAACGAGGAGACGAGGGGATTGTTTTTGAGCGTGGACGAGACCCATTACGGTTTTACGGGCTTGACGAACAATAAAATGGCCGTACGCCAAAACATGAACAATGTGCTAATCGAACGTCCGACGATCGAAGACGTGATGCTCGGTTATTTAAAGGGGGCAAAATAG
- a CDS encoding S1C family serine protease, whose product MDEQRRKLFFTSDSDSDSYTTAPNETRGPQDGPQTGDAQARKPEEAYYFAYGPYQSVKQSEESTTTAMASGKVNEVEVTPPAPVKPLPFSRATSQGSGSGFQPGGSGGSLPPQPPQGNWQFKEPKRKRGSSFRAMFASFLAGMLVITGLMYAADTTNLFTGRQELASTAATSESAVVTNGTPAPFPNGASSVPEVVKKTSPAVVKIETLARVSTQNGYGNNPWMNDPFFRQFFGDSFGGSGNNSSSQSQQLQPLGIGTGFIFDKSGYILTNQHVISGAEVIQVTVEGYKKPLKGTLLGQSQDLDLAVIKIDGEGDFPTVPLGDSDAAQVGEQVVAIGNPSGFDHTVTSGVLSARERSINVDDNGSAREYEHLLQTDASINPGNSGGPLLNMKGEVIGMNVAVSKQAQGIGFAIPSNVIKKVVDDLKANREIPKEPIPFIGATLQTMTSDIAQEMGIKNVEGSLVLNVMFGSPAYEADLRAYDIIAGMDGTKYATKEELIEAIQKKKVDDTVTMQVVRNGKETELKIKLGDRNKFDKQLQSQQQQP is encoded by the coding sequence ATGGACGAACAACGACGCAAATTATTTTTTACATCCGACTCCGATTCGGATTCTTATACAACAGCACCGAATGAGACTCGAGGCCCGCAGGACGGCCCTCAGACGGGCGATGCCCAGGCGCGCAAGCCCGAGGAAGCTTATTATTTCGCTTACGGCCCTTATCAGTCTGTCAAGCAATCCGAAGAAAGCACAACGACTGCTATGGCATCGGGCAAGGTGAATGAAGTGGAGGTGACGCCGCCCGCGCCCGTCAAGCCGCTGCCATTCTCCAGAGCGACCAGCCAGGGAAGCGGCTCCGGCTTCCAGCCCGGGGGGAGCGGAGGCAGCCTGCCTCCCCAGCCGCCGCAGGGCAATTGGCAGTTCAAGGAGCCGAAGCGCAAGCGGGGCAGCTCGTTCCGGGCAATGTTCGCTTCGTTCCTGGCAGGGATGCTGGTCATCACCGGCCTGATGTATGCCGCGGACACGACCAATCTGTTCACGGGCAGACAGGAGCTGGCGAGCACGGCCGCCACGTCGGAGAGCGCGGTCGTGACCAACGGCACGCCGGCTCCGTTCCCGAACGGCGCCAGCAGCGTGCCGGAGGTCGTGAAGAAGACGAGTCCGGCGGTAGTGAAGATCGAGACGCTGGCCCGCGTAAGCACGCAGAACGGCTACGGCAATAACCCTTGGATGAACGATCCGTTCTTCCGCCAGTTCTTCGGCGATTCCTTCGGCGGCAGCGGGAACAACAGCTCGAGCCAGAGCCAGCAGCTGCAGCCGCTTGGCATCGGGACCGGCTTCATCTTCGATAAGTCGGGCTATATTTTGACGAACCAGCACGTCATCTCCGGGGCGGAAGTCATCCAGGTGACGGTGGAAGGCTACAAGAAGCCGCTCAAGGGGACGCTGCTTGGCCAGAGCCAGGATCTGGACCTGGCGGTTATCAAGATTGACGGGGAAGGCGACTTTCCGACGGTTCCGCTTGGCGATTCCGATGCGGCTCAGGTCGGAGAGCAGGTTGTCGCGATCGGCAACCCGTCCGGCTTCGACCACACGGTTACGTCCGGCGTGCTGAGCGCCCGCGAGCGCTCGATCAATGTCGATGATAACGGCAGCGCCCGGGAATACGAGCATTTGCTTCAGACGGACGCGTCCATCAATCCGGGCAACTCGGGCGGGCCGCTCTTGAATATGAAGGGCGAAGTCATCGGCATGAATGTCGCGGTCAGCAAGCAGGCGCAAGGCATCGGATTCGCCATCCCTTCGAATGTGATCAAGAAGGTCGTGGACGATCTGAAGGCGAACCGTGAAATACCGAAGGAGCCGATTCCGTTCATTGGCGCTACCCTCCAGACGATGACCAGCGACATTGCGCAGGAAATGGGCATCAAAAATGTCGAAGGCTCTCTCGTGCTTAATGTGATGTTCGGTTCCCCGGCCTATGAGGCGGATTTGCGCGCCTATGATATTATTGCAGGTATGGATGGCACGAAGTACGCGACCAAAGAGGAATTGATCGAAGCGATACAGAAGAAGAAGGTTGACGATACCGTGACGATGCAGGTGGTACGCAACGGCAAAGAGACGGAACTGAAGATTAAGCTCGGCGACCGGAACAAGTTCGACAAGCAGCTTCAGTCGCAGCAGCAGCAGCCATAA
- a CDS encoding HAMP domain-containing sensor histidine kinase has translation MLINWVRRSRSVKWELLLTFLISGGLIMSVFWIGIVYGGAWYHGMNWWLFGISTVVVVSLIMGYVAGVRLQRRLDVLHLSMMQVIKGNWSERIPLGDDASFDRLYEDFNTMVDAMEKKLRLLQKMSEQQVMDREKECEAVVLEERRRLARDLHDTVSQQLFALHMASSSLPKVMERDMKRAEMVVNQLIQMSHIAQRQMRSLIAQLRPLELDGRTLQEALDHWFPDYCRQNGIQGKIDIDMNIKLSEAIEHQSFLMIQEAMANVVKHARATQVTLTMHATPAQLILAIADDGQGFDLQGASYKTGSYGLTTMKERVDKLGGNLDVISQPGAGTTIRVHIPLFREQEEEAGETAPPGSE, from the coding sequence ATGCTGATAAATTGGGTTCGCCGTTCCCGGAGCGTCAAATGGGAGCTTCTCCTTACCTTCCTTATCTCGGGCGGCCTTATTATGAGCGTATTCTGGATTGGCATTGTGTACGGCGGCGCATGGTACCATGGCATGAACTGGTGGCTGTTCGGCATCAGCACGGTCGTCGTCGTGTCGCTCATTATGGGCTATGTCGCCGGCGTCCGGCTGCAGCGCCGCCTCGACGTGCTGCACCTCAGCATGATGCAGGTGATCAAGGGCAATTGGTCGGAGCGGATTCCGCTCGGCGACGACGCGTCCTTCGATCGGCTCTATGAGGATTTCAATACGATGGTCGACGCGATGGAGAAGAAGCTTCGCCTGCTGCAGAAGATGTCGGAGCAGCAGGTGATGGATCGGGAGAAGGAATGCGAGGCGGTTGTGCTGGAAGAGCGCCGCAGGCTGGCCAGAGATCTGCATGATACGGTCAGCCAGCAGCTGTTCGCCCTGCATATGGCCTCTTCTTCTCTTCCCAAAGTGATGGAGCGGGATATGAAGCGGGCTGAAATGGTGGTCAACCAATTGATTCAGATGTCGCATATCGCCCAACGGCAAATGCGCAGCCTGATCGCCCAGCTCCGCCCATTGGAACTGGACGGGCGCACGCTGCAGGAGGCGCTCGATCATTGGTTTCCCGACTACTGCCGGCAGAACGGCATTCAAGGCAAAATCGATATTGACATGAACATCAAGCTGTCCGAGGCAATTGAGCACCAGAGCTTCCTGATGATTCAGGAGGCGATGGCTAATGTCGTGAAGCATGCCCGCGCGACGCAAGTTACGCTTACCATGCACGCGACGCCGGCGCAGCTCATCCTGGCCATCGCCGATGACGGCCAGGGCTTCGATCTGCAGGGCGCGTCCTATAAGACCGGAAGCTACGGTCTGACGACGATGAAGGAACGGGTAGACAAGCTGGGCGGCAATCTGGATGTCATCAGCCAGCCCGGCGCGGGAACGACGATTCGCGTTCATATTCCGTTATTTCGGGAGCAAGAAGAAGAAGCCGGGGAGACGGCTCCGCCAGGAAGCGAATAG
- the liaF gene encoding cell wall-active antibiotics response protein LiaF, translated as MQHNRGRWLGGLVLIGLGAFFMLSQLGYIDMNIGDLFRTFWPAILIVIGLNSLLHGAFWGVILLGVGGYFLLSNLGYIYMSPGDFFKMLFPLALIVGGVWMLFKKRDYPRPDRDRHRPKDWKEDDWGFDAHAQTPPPPPPPADYDFDSKFDEQFGTNYTKKEPKNNDFHGQSGSFAGSVPPPPPMGGMSGNPKRDTFHKSAFIGDTHLGSDYWELKPTNLSHFIGDTFIDLTKAQVPYGETKITVSSFIGDVKVFVPNDMDLGVSVTSSSFLGDVKIFDQKKDGFMSSVQMETPYFYEAGKKIRIVVSTFIGDVKVTRVG; from the coding sequence ATGCAACATAATCGGGGACGATGGTTAGGCGGTCTGGTGCTTATCGGGCTCGGTGCTTTCTTTATGCTCAGTCAGTTAGGCTACATCGATATGAATATCGGGGATTTGTTCCGCACCTTCTGGCCGGCCATTTTGATCGTCATTGGCTTGAATTCGCTCCTGCATGGCGCCTTCTGGGGAGTCATACTGCTTGGGGTCGGCGGCTACTTCCTGCTGTCGAATCTGGGGTACATCTATATGTCGCCGGGCGATTTCTTCAAAATGCTGTTCCCGCTTGCCCTTATCGTGGGCGGAGTCTGGATGCTGTTCAAGAAGCGGGATTATCCGCGTCCTGACCGGGATCGTCATCGCCCGAAGGATTGGAAGGAGGACGATTGGGGATTCGATGCGCATGCGCAGACCCCGCCTCCACCGCCGCCGCCGGCGGACTATGATTTTGACAGCAAGTTCGATGAGCAATTCGGCACGAATTATACGAAAAAGGAGCCGAAAAATAATGATTTCCATGGCCAGTCGGGCTCCTTCGCCGGATCGGTTCCGCCGCCGCCTCCAATGGGAGGAATGTCAGGCAATCCGAAGCGGGACACGTTCCACAAATCGGCGTTCATCGGCGATACCCATCTGGGCAGCGATTATTGGGAGCTGAAGCCGACGAATCTCTCCCATTTCATCGGCGATACATTCATTGACCTGACGAAGGCCCAGGTCCCTTACGGAGAGACAAAGATTACGGTCTCTTCCTTCATCGGAGACGTGAAGGTATTCGTCCCGAACGATATGGATTTGGGGGTTAGCGTAACGTCGAGCTCCTTCCTGGGCGATGTGAAAATATTCGATCAAAAGAAGGACGGATTCATGAGCAGCGTGCAGATGGAGACCCCTTATTTCTATGAGGCCGGCAAAAAAATTCGCATCGTCGTCAGCACGTTCATCGGTGATGTGAAGGTGACAAGGGTAGGATAA
- a CDS encoding ABC-2 transporter permease — MLLHLVKKDFLLAKKHLAFMLAVAFVLPAFISTKLPVAGSFLAFFMTWLYFVYLLFNTVSMMEYKYKGAALLCATPYTRQALVKAKYLFICVLFAGCYFIYTITALLLPSKLELLSAASFAGSFLLFSLIFGILLPFQYHFGYEKSKYVFMIFVFLTPFVSPVIARAAHDSPFSLSLHLPLPPAVEAWLPALLGLLIGWISMRLSLAIYSRQNL, encoded by the coding sequence ATGCTGTTACATCTCGTGAAAAAAGATTTTCTCCTGGCAAAAAAGCACTTGGCCTTCATGCTGGCGGTGGCGTTTGTATTGCCGGCTTTTATTTCCACAAAGCTTCCTGTGGCCGGCAGCTTTTTGGCGTTCTTTATGACGTGGCTCTATTTTGTGTACTTGCTCTTCAACACCGTGTCGATGATGGAATACAAGTATAAGGGAGCGGCTTTGCTGTGCGCTACCCCCTATACGCGCCAAGCTTTGGTGAAGGCAAAATATTTGTTTATTTGCGTTCTTTTTGCCGGTTGCTATTTCATTTATACGATAACGGCCTTGCTTCTGCCCTCGAAGCTCGAATTATTGTCGGCGGCTTCGTTTGCCGGATCGTTTTTGCTCTTTTCCCTTATCTTCGGGATTCTGCTGCCGTTTCAGTATCACTTCGGCTACGAGAAGTCCAAATACGTATTTATGATTTTTGTCTTTCTGACGCCGTTTGTATCTCCGGTCATCGCGCGTGCGGCTCATGATTCCCCCTTCAGTCTGAGCCTTCATCTCCCGCTTCCGCCTGCCGTGGAAGCTTGGCTTCCCGCCCTGCTTGGGCTGTTGATTGGATGGATCTCGATGCGCCTGTCGTTAGCCATCTATTCCCGTCAAAACCTGTGA
- a CDS encoding YugN family protein, with protein MQQLEGKFAGRKFGTDELVRVLEPLGFAISGNWDYEGGSFDCALNEERTLWLRLPFAAVNGSFDGEANESIFVEMKQPFVLKHEYRVGNDPDAGVQLFGAVVNQFQAPTNPDASLSPAEMHRARAKLDEAENVLGRMS; from the coding sequence ATGCAGCAGTTGGAAGGGAAGTTCGCCGGCCGCAAGTTCGGCACCGATGAACTGGTGCGCGTGTTGGAGCCGCTCGGGTTCGCCATCTCCGGCAATTGGGATTATGAAGGGGGCAGCTTCGATTGCGCATTGAACGAGGAGCGCACCCTGTGGCTGCGCCTGCCGTTCGCGGCGGTGAACGGTTCGTTCGACGGGGAAGCCAACGAATCGATCTTCGTTGAGATGAAGCAACCGTTCGTGCTCAAGCACGAGTACCGGGTCGGCAATGATCCGGATGCCGGCGTGCAGCTGTTCGGCGCCGTCGTGAACCAGTTCCAGGCGCCAACCAATCCGGACGCTTCGCTCTCTCCCGCGGAGATGCACCGGGCCCGGGCCAAGCTTGATGAAGCAGAAAATGTATTGGGGCGGATGAGTTAG
- a CDS encoding response regulator, whose protein sequence is MTVFLVDDHEMVRMGLKTYLMLDPDIEVIGEAGGGLEAIQSISARAERGERLPDLVLMDLMMPDMNGVEATRELTRRYPELKIVMLTSFMEDEQVFEAIQAGAISYVLKTVSAEELVYALRGALRGMPVMSGEVSQALTRGLRKQASQSDDEALTEREREVLLLIADGKTNKDIAEELHISIKTVKTHVSNLLMKCEVQDRTQLAVHAHRKGWVKSD, encoded by the coding sequence ATGACCGTATTTCTCGTGGATGACCATGAGATGGTCCGAATGGGATTGAAGACATATTTGATGCTGGATCCGGATATTGAAGTGATCGGGGAAGCCGGAGGCGGGCTGGAAGCGATCCAGTCGATCTCCGCCCGGGCGGAGCGGGGAGAGCGGCTGCCCGATCTCGTTCTGATGGATCTGATGATGCCGGACATGAACGGCGTCGAGGCGACGCGCGAATTGACGCGCCGCTATCCGGAGCTGAAGATCGTCATGCTGACGAGCTTCATGGAGGATGAACAAGTATTCGAAGCGATTCAGGCCGGGGCCATCAGCTATGTGCTGAAGACCGTCTCCGCCGAGGAACTGGTCTATGCGCTCCGCGGCGCCTTGCGCGGCATGCCGGTGATGAGCGGAGAGGTGTCGCAGGCGCTGACCCGCGGCTTGCGCAAGCAGGCGTCGCAGTCGGATGATGAGGCGTTGACGGAGCGGGAGCGGGAAGTGCTGCTGCTCATCGCCGACGGGAAGACGAACAAGGATATCGCGGAAGAGCTTCATATCAGCATCAAGACGGTCAAGACGCATGTGTCCAATCTGCTCATGAAATGCGAGGTTCAGGATCGGACGCAGCTCGCCGTTCATGCGCATCGCAAAGGCTGGGTTAAAAGCGACTGA